A DNA window from Brassica napus cultivar Da-Ae chromosome C1, Da-Ae, whole genome shotgun sequence contains the following coding sequences:
- the LOC106368725 gene encoding probable protein phosphatase 2C 62 isoform X1 yields the protein MADPLMVLSLQPPPFLIFSSSLNRRWGLSRSGIRFSVPEFRLSSQLQLSNSTSPSQSSSSSTAPEKLDLVSSTQLKDGSHVFRFGDASEVERYLESEEKARCLELEKKQSAKIGEEGVKDGHALADLGPVSELESPKEKSVVKKKPVKSSTEIVSEKEEGAAAPARLSSVIKIKDRKRVRSPVKKKKETPIPVDVLGSEDEVEAKVANSIVSVAEAIPTSSTEEKTSEDVEPLSSEVMGKVSVNEIRDCETNGYNQITESRVEEQAGPGSSTTQHDSQLNDLKEVIKVSTVELDENLEEMEDLMKTFEAEENLVVEPTATVELDVSPDELVVVSPDENLVVEPTATVELDASPDELVVVSPEENLVVEPTATVELDASPDELVVVPPEEKLVVEPTATVAVTPDELAAVSPDELVSTSEATKHSVEETAETPVIDTSEVANEGENVSSTIEDEVAVIDSKNDNGSISKTVNDTNDEDLQLPAPETASRQLIEVALDREETVSKAFYLESGFASFQNPNKALTGREDAYFISDNNWLGIADGVSQWSFEGISEGEYAQELMSNCQKIISAETAEICDDPVHVLHRSVNETKSSGSSTALIAHLSNNELQIANIGDSGFMVVRNRTVLQKSSPIFHHFCFPLHITRGDDVLKLAEVYHVNLEVGDVVITATDGLFDNLYEKEIVSIVCRLLEQGLEPQQRIAELVAAKAQEVGRSETERTPFADAAKEEGHDGYRGGKLDAVTVIVSLVKTVSI from the exons ATGGCAGATCCTTTGATGGTcctttctcttcaacctcctccgtttctcatcttctcttcttctcttaaccGTAGATGGGGTTTGTCTCGCAGTGGGATTAGATTCTCTGTTCCTGAGTTCAGATTGTCTTCTCAACTACAATTGTCTAATTCTACTTCACCTTcacagtcttcttcttcttctactgctCCGGAGAAGCTTGATCTCGTGTCTAGCACTC AGCTAAAGGATGGAAGCCATGTCTTCAGATTCGGAGATGCAAGTGAAGTTGAAAGGTATCTTGAGAGTGAAGAAAAAGCGAGATGCTTAGAGTTAGAGAAGAAGCAAAGTGCTAAGATAGGAGAAGAAGGAGTGAAAGATGGACATGCATTGGCCGATCTAGGTCCTGTTTCTGAACTGGAGTCTCCCAAGGAAAAATCTGTTGTGAAGAAAAAACCGGTGAAGTCTAGTACTGAAATAGTTTCTGAGAAAGAGGAAGGAGCTGCTGCTCCTGCCAGACTCAGCAGTGTGATCAAAATTAAGGATCGTAAAAGGGTTCGTTCTCCtgttaagaaaaagaaagaaacgccGATTCCAGTGGATGTTTTAGGGAGTGAAGATGAAGTTGAAGCTAAAGTTGCTAACTCTATAGTTAGTGTAGCAGAAGCTATTCCTACTAGCTCTACTGAAGAAAAAACCAGTGAGGATGTAGAGCCACTTTCTTCTGAAGTTATGGGGAAAGTCTCAGTGAATGAAATAAGAGACTGTGAGACAAATGGTTACAATCAAATCACTGAGAGTCGAGTGGAGGAGCAAGCAGGACCAGGATCATCTACTACACAACATGACTCACAGTTGAATGATCTCAAGGAAGTTATTAAGGTTTCTACCGTTGAACTTGATGAGAATTTGGAAGAGATGGAAGACCTGATGAAGACTTTCGAAGCTGAGGAAAATCTTGTCGTTGAACCAACAGCTACAGTTGAACTTGATGTGTCTCCTGATGAACTAGTTGTTGTGTCTCCTGATGAAAATCTTGTCGTTGAACCTACAGCTACAGTTGAACTTGATGCGTCTCCTGATGAACTAGTCGTTGTGTCTCCTGAGGAAAATCTTGTCGTTGAACCTACAGCTACAGTTGAACTTGATGCGTCTCCTGATGAACTAGTCGTTGTGCCTCCTGAGGAAAAGCTTGTCGTTGAACCAACAGCTACAGTTGCTGTGACTCCTGATGAACTGGCTGCTGTGTCTCCTGATGAACTAGTTTCAACTTCCGAAGCAACAAAACACAGCGTTGAGGAGACTGCTGAAACGCCTGTAATTGATACGTCTGAAGTG GCAAATGAAGGAGAAAATGTGTCTTCAACCATAGAAGATGAAGTAGCTGTGATTGACAGTAAAAATGATAATGGTAGCATATCTAAAACTGTCAATGACACAAATGACGAAGATCTCCAACTTCCTGCACCTGAAACAGCTAGTCGTCAACTCATTGAAGTGGCTTTAGACAG GGAAGAGACTGTGTCCAAAGCATTTTATTTGGAATCTGGTTTTGCTTCATTCCAAAACCCCAATAAG GCATTGACAGGTCGGGAAGATGCTTATTTTATCTCTGACAACAACTGGCTAGGTATTGCAGACGGAGTCTCTCAATGGTCTTTTGAAG GAATCAGTGAGGGGGAGTATGCTCAAGAACTTATGAGCAACTGTCAGAAGATTATCTCTGCTGAAACTGCAGAGATATGTGATGATCCAGTTCATGTTCTTCATAGAAGTGTTAATGAGACTAAGTCCTCTGGATCATCCACAGCCTTGATTGCTCATCTTAGCAATAAT GAACTCCAAATTGCCAATATTGGAGACTCAGGATTCATGGTTGTCAGGAACAGAACAGTATTGCAGAAGTCGTCTCCAATAtttcatcatttttgttttcccttGCACATCACACGAGGCGATGATGTCCTTAAACTTGCAGAG GTTTACCATGTGAATCTGGAAGTTGGTGATGTTGTCATTACAGCAACTGATGGGCTCTTTGACAATTTGTATGAGAAAGAGATTGTTTCAATAGTTTGCAGGTTACTGGAACAGGGTTTGGAACCTCAG cAGAGAATAGCAGAGTTGGTGGCTGCAAAGGCACAAGAGGTGGGAAGATCAGAGACGGAGAGAACGCCATTTGCAGACGCAGCTAAAGAAGAAGGACATGATGGATACAGAGGTGGTAAACTTGATGCAGTTACTGTCATCGTTTCACTTGTAAAAACTGTCTCTATCTAA
- the LOC106368725 gene encoding probable protein phosphatase 2C 62 isoform X2, which yields MADPLMVLSLQPPPFLIFSSSLNRRWGLSRSGIRFSVPEFRLSSQLQLSNSTSPSQSSSSSTAPEKLDLVSSTQLKDGSHVFRFGDASEVERYLESEEKARCLELEKKQSAKIGEEGVKDGHALADLGPVSELESPKEKSVVKKKPVKSSTEIVSEKEEGAAAPARLSSVIKIKDRKRVRSPVKKKKETPIPVDVLGSEDEVEAKVANSIVSVAEAIPTSSTEEKTSEDVEPLSSEVMGKVSVNEIRDCETNGYNQITESRVEEQAGPGSSTTQHDSQLNDLKEVIKVSTVELDENLEEMEDLMKTFEAEENLVVEPTATVELDVSPDELVVVSPDENLVVEPTATVELDASPDELVVVSPEENLVVEPTATVELDASPDELVVVPPEEKLVVEPTATVAVTPDELAAVSPDELVSTSEATKHSVEETAETPVIDTSEVANEGENVSSTIEDEVAVIDSKNDNGSISKTVNDTNDEDLQLPAPETASRQLIEVALDREETVSKAFYLESGFASFQNPNKALTGREDAYFISDNNWLGIADGVSQWSFEGISEGEYAQELMSNCQKIISAETAEICDDPVHVLHRSVNETKSSGSSTALIAHLSNNELQIANIGDSGFMVVRNRTVLQKSSPIFHHFCFPLHITRGDDVLKLAEVYHVNLEVGDVVITATDGLFDNLYEKEIVSIVCRLLEQGLEPQRIAELVAAKAQEVGRSETERTPFADAAKEEGHDGYRGGKLDAVTVIVSLVKTVSI from the exons ATGGCAGATCCTTTGATGGTcctttctcttcaacctcctccgtttctcatcttctcttcttctcttaaccGTAGATGGGGTTTGTCTCGCAGTGGGATTAGATTCTCTGTTCCTGAGTTCAGATTGTCTTCTCAACTACAATTGTCTAATTCTACTTCACCTTcacagtcttcttcttcttctactgctCCGGAGAAGCTTGATCTCGTGTCTAGCACTC AGCTAAAGGATGGAAGCCATGTCTTCAGATTCGGAGATGCAAGTGAAGTTGAAAGGTATCTTGAGAGTGAAGAAAAAGCGAGATGCTTAGAGTTAGAGAAGAAGCAAAGTGCTAAGATAGGAGAAGAAGGAGTGAAAGATGGACATGCATTGGCCGATCTAGGTCCTGTTTCTGAACTGGAGTCTCCCAAGGAAAAATCTGTTGTGAAGAAAAAACCGGTGAAGTCTAGTACTGAAATAGTTTCTGAGAAAGAGGAAGGAGCTGCTGCTCCTGCCAGACTCAGCAGTGTGATCAAAATTAAGGATCGTAAAAGGGTTCGTTCTCCtgttaagaaaaagaaagaaacgccGATTCCAGTGGATGTTTTAGGGAGTGAAGATGAAGTTGAAGCTAAAGTTGCTAACTCTATAGTTAGTGTAGCAGAAGCTATTCCTACTAGCTCTACTGAAGAAAAAACCAGTGAGGATGTAGAGCCACTTTCTTCTGAAGTTATGGGGAAAGTCTCAGTGAATGAAATAAGAGACTGTGAGACAAATGGTTACAATCAAATCACTGAGAGTCGAGTGGAGGAGCAAGCAGGACCAGGATCATCTACTACACAACATGACTCACAGTTGAATGATCTCAAGGAAGTTATTAAGGTTTCTACCGTTGAACTTGATGAGAATTTGGAAGAGATGGAAGACCTGATGAAGACTTTCGAAGCTGAGGAAAATCTTGTCGTTGAACCAACAGCTACAGTTGAACTTGATGTGTCTCCTGATGAACTAGTTGTTGTGTCTCCTGATGAAAATCTTGTCGTTGAACCTACAGCTACAGTTGAACTTGATGCGTCTCCTGATGAACTAGTCGTTGTGTCTCCTGAGGAAAATCTTGTCGTTGAACCTACAGCTACAGTTGAACTTGATGCGTCTCCTGATGAACTAGTCGTTGTGCCTCCTGAGGAAAAGCTTGTCGTTGAACCAACAGCTACAGTTGCTGTGACTCCTGATGAACTGGCTGCTGTGTCTCCTGATGAACTAGTTTCAACTTCCGAAGCAACAAAACACAGCGTTGAGGAGACTGCTGAAACGCCTGTAATTGATACGTCTGAAGTG GCAAATGAAGGAGAAAATGTGTCTTCAACCATAGAAGATGAAGTAGCTGTGATTGACAGTAAAAATGATAATGGTAGCATATCTAAAACTGTCAATGACACAAATGACGAAGATCTCCAACTTCCTGCACCTGAAACAGCTAGTCGTCAACTCATTGAAGTGGCTTTAGACAG GGAAGAGACTGTGTCCAAAGCATTTTATTTGGAATCTGGTTTTGCTTCATTCCAAAACCCCAATAAG GCATTGACAGGTCGGGAAGATGCTTATTTTATCTCTGACAACAACTGGCTAGGTATTGCAGACGGAGTCTCTCAATGGTCTTTTGAAG GAATCAGTGAGGGGGAGTATGCTCAAGAACTTATGAGCAACTGTCAGAAGATTATCTCTGCTGAAACTGCAGAGATATGTGATGATCCAGTTCATGTTCTTCATAGAAGTGTTAATGAGACTAAGTCCTCTGGATCATCCACAGCCTTGATTGCTCATCTTAGCAATAAT GAACTCCAAATTGCCAATATTGGAGACTCAGGATTCATGGTTGTCAGGAACAGAACAGTATTGCAGAAGTCGTCTCCAATAtttcatcatttttgttttcccttGCACATCACACGAGGCGATGATGTCCTTAAACTTGCAGAG GTTTACCATGTGAATCTGGAAGTTGGTGATGTTGTCATTACAGCAACTGATGGGCTCTTTGACAATTTGTATGAGAAAGAGATTGTTTCAATAGTTTGCAGGTTACTGGAACAGGGTTTGGAACCTCAG AGAATAGCAGAGTTGGTGGCTGCAAAGGCACAAGAGGTGGGAAGATCAGAGACGGAGAGAACGCCATTTGCAGACGCAGCTAAAGAAGAAGGACATGATGGATACAGAGGTGGTAAACTTGATGCAGTTACTGTCATCGTTTCACTTGTAAAAACTGTCTCTATCTAA
- the LOC106368729 gene encoding protein ROOT PRIMORDIUM DEFECTIVE 1, whose product MKSLLRNATTLNPNTKLTTTKLLPLIHQTLTRPFSQSTTIPTKQDRVRDHGYDNYMEVEKKIRKVVKFHSLILSQPQHTIPISLLDTLARRLGLGFKQHEPGAFLLKFPHVFEVYEHPVQRILYCRLTRKALDQIRDEQEAVLSQIPDAVTRLRKLVMMSNTGRIRLEHVRIARTEFGLPEDFEYSVILKHPEFFRLIDGEETRDKYIEIVDREESLSRCAIERVRELEYRTKGIDAEDVRFSFLVNFPPGFKIGKYFRIAVWKWQRLPYWSPYEDISNYDLRSLEAQKRLEKRAVACIHELLSLTVEKKITLERIAHFRNVMCLPKRLKEFLLQHQGIFYISTRGNYGKLHTVFLREAYKRGELVEPNEVYLARRKLAELVLMSPRKAKVDGELVRYRNGFDDDDDEDDSE is encoded by the coding sequence ATGAAGTCTTTACTGAGAAACGCCACAACCTTAAACCCTAACACCAAACTAACAACAACAAAGCTCCTCCCTTTAATCCACCAAACCCTCACCAGACCCTTCTCCCAATCCACCACCATCCCAACAAAGCAAGACCGAGTCCGCGACCACGGCTACGACAACTACATGGAAGTCGAGAAAAAAATCCGCAAAGTCGTCAAGTTCCACTCCCTCATCCTCTCTCAGCCCCAACACACCATCCCAATCTCTCTCCTCGACACCTTAGCTCGCCGCTTAGGCCTCGGATTCAAGCAGCACGAGCCCGGAGCTTTCCTCCTCAAGTTCCCTCACGTCTTCGAAGTCTACGAGCACCCTGTCCAGAGAATCCTCTACTGTAGATTAACAAGAAAGGCTCTTGATCAGATCCGTGATGAGCAAGAAGCTGTCCTCTCTCAGATACCAGACGCTGTCACTAGATTAAGGAAGCTAGTTATGATGTCCAACACTGGTCGGATCCGTTTAGAACACGTTAGGATAGCTAGAACCGAGTTTGGTCTCCCTGAGGATTTCGAGTACTCTGTGATTCTGAAACATCCTGAGTTCTTTAGACTTATTGATGGAGAGGAGACTAGAGATAAGTATATAGAGATTGTTGATAGAGAAGAGAGTTTATCTCGTTGCGCTATAGAGAGAGTTAGAGAGTTAGAGTATAGAACTAAAGGAATAGACGCAGAGGATGTTAGATTCTCCTTCCTCGTGAACTTCCCTCCCGGTTTCAAGATTGGTAAGTACTTCCGCATCGCTGTCTGGAAATGGCAGAGGCTTCCTTACTGGTCTCCCTACGAGGACATCTCCAACTACGACTTGAGATCCTTGGAGGCGCAGAAGAGGCTGGAGAAGAGAGCTGTCGCGTGCATCCACGAGCTGTTGTCCTTGACCGTGGAGAAGAAGATAACTCTCGAGAGGATAGCTCACTTCAGGAACGTGATGTGTTTGCCTAAGAGGCTGAAGGAGTTTCTTCTCCAGCATCAGGGGATATTCTATATATCGACTCGTGGGAACTACGGGAAGCTTCATACGGTGTTTTTAAGAGAGGCGTATAAGAGAGGGGAGCTTGTGGAGCCGAACGAGGTTTATTTGGCTAGGAGGAAGTTGGCTGAGCTTGTGCTTATGAGTCCTAGGAAGGCTAAGGTTGATGGTGAGCTTGTTAGGTACAGGaacggatttgatgatgatgatgatgaagatgatagtGAATGA
- the LOC106368728 gene encoding aspartic proteinase Asp1, which yields MVKMNVRLMMILLMVMSLALGFSSAVDFRWRKGGGFSGRFTRGAGGSSVVFPVHGNVYPLGYYNVTINIGQPPRPYYLDLDTGSDLTWLQCDAPCVRCLEAPHPLYQPSNDLIPCSDPLCKAMHMNGNHRYEAQEQCDYEVEYADGGSSLGVLVRDVFSLNYTEGLRLTPRLALGCGYDQIPGASSNHPLDGVLGLGRGKVSILSQLHSQGHVKNVIGHCLSSLGGGILFFGDDLYDSSRVSWTPMSRENSKHYSPAMGGELLFGGRTTGLKNLLTIFDSGSSYTYFNSKAYQAVTYVLKRELSGKPLKESRDDHTLPLCWQGRRPFMSIEEVKKYFKPLALSFKTGWRSKTLFEIPPEAYLIISRKGNVCLGILNGTEIGLQNMNLIGDISMQDQMIIYDNEKQSIGWIPADCDELASLQASAAQVYEY from the exons ATGGTGAAAATGAATGTTCGTTTGATGATGATTCTGTTGATGGTGATGTCTCTGGCTCTGGGGTTTTCGTCGGCAGTTGACTTTAGATGGAGGAAAGGTGGGGGGTTCTCTGGTAGATTCACCAGAGGAGCTGGCGGCTCTTCAGTTGTGTTCCCAGTTCATGGAAACGTCTATCCTCTTGG GTATTATAATGTTACTATCAACATAGGACAACCACCGAGACCTTACTATCTTGATCTTGACACTGGTAGTGATCTCACTTGGCTCCAATGTGATGCTCCTTGTGTTCGTTGCTTGGAG GCACCTCATCCACTGTATCAGCCTAGCAACGATCTAATCCCTTGCAGTGATCCATTATGCAAGGCGATGCATATGAACGGTAACCATAGATACGAGGCTCAAGAGCAATGTGACTATGAGGTTGAGTATGCTGATGGAGGGTCTTCTCTCGGTGTACTCGTTAGAGACGTCTTCTCATTGAACTATACAGAAGGTCTCCGTCTCACTCCTCGTCTAGCTCTCGG ATGTGGATACGATCAAATCCCAGGGGCTTCAAGTAATCATCCTCTAGATGGAGTGTTGGGGCTTGGTAGGGGGAAAGTAAGCATTTTATCACAGCTTCATAGCCAAGGTCATGTCAAGAATGTTATCGGTCATTGCCTAAGCAGCCTAGGAGGTGGGATTCTGTTTTTTGGAGACGATCTTTATGATTCTTCAAGGGTCTCTTGGACACCTATGTCCCGTGAAAACTC AAAACACTACTCTCCTGCGATGGGAGGAGAGCTTCTATTCGGGGGAAGAACAACTGGGTTGAAGAATCTGTTGACGATATTTGATAGTGGCAGTTCTTACACTTATTTTAACTCCAAGGCGTACCAGGCAGTCACATACGTG TTGAAAAGAGAGCTAAGCGGGAAACCGTTGAAAGAATCAAGGGATGATCACACGCTGCCTCTGTGTTGGCAAGGACGTAGACCGTTCATGAGCATAGAAGAAGTGAAGAAGTACTTCAAGCCTCTAGCTTTAAGCTTCAAAACCGGGTGGAGGTCAAAAACTCTGTTTGAAATACCCCCAGAAGCTTATCTCATCATCTCT AGGAAGGGAAATGTATGTTTAGGAATCTTGAATGGGACAGAGATAGGTCTCCAGAACATGAACCTCATTGGCG ATATATCGATGCAAGATCAGATGATAATCTATGACAATGAGAAACAATCCATTGGGTGGATCCCAGCTGATTGTGATGAACTTGCTTCACTACAGGCTTCTGCTGCTCAAGTGTATGAATACTGA
- the LOC106368731 gene encoding uncharacterized protein LOC106368731 has protein sequence MAFSFSLTSPSPSSTLSYSNIHQFPNPSSSFPVSLSVSSPSNTRRHLRLSITSALNPQTKKASTGSGGTNKKRKKKGKSVNLEENWKLREADAVLEEDYDNDDDGSLANSPPTIPKPPAGFVIDETGRVLMASKKRIATVVDPTNNSPLDCVIRRVFTSSKGEDCMLLCPVDTPVQILKSTNIDGWSAVSDEEVESLLPAAAYALAKIHMHLVHSGFCYTARGGFCYTEDNVFDFRTDDGQDVEGLPTEGVEITCFHLDGSHYMVYTPSDPLLFVAAKDPNGLLQIADDELLDDPAVISAIDEETEFNALVEEEAALLESLLGEEI, from the exons ATGGCTTTCTCATTCTCCTTAACTTCGCCTTCACCAAGCTCGACTCTTTCCTATTCCAACATCCACCAATTCCCAAACCCGTCTTCTTCATTTCCCGTTTCGTTATCTGTCTCGTCACCGAGCAACACCCGCCGCCATCTTCGTCTCTCCATCACCTCCGCGTTGAATCCGCAGACGAAGAAAGCTTCAACGGGTAGTGGTGGGACCAACAAGAAACGGAAGAAGAAGGGGAAAAGTGTCAACCTTGAGGAGAATTGGAAATTGAGAGAAGCAGATGCTGTTCTTGAGGAAGAttatgataatgatgatgatggttcTCTTGCGAACTCTCCTCCTACCATACCTAAGCCACCTGCTGGGTTCGTTATTGATGAGACTGGTAGAGTTCTTATGGCTTCTAAGAAGCGAATCGCCACTGTG GTTGATCCGACAAACAATAGTCCTTTGGATTGTGTAATAAGACGAGTGTTTACGAGTAGTAAAGGAGAGGACTGTATGCTTCTTTGCCCTGTTGATAC GCCAGTTCAGATTTTGAAGAGCACAAACATAGATGGATGGTCAGCT GTTAGTGATGAAGAGGTTGAATCTCTTCTTCCTGCTGCTGCTTATGCTCTTGCAAAGATCCATATGCATCTTGTACACAGCGG ATTCTGTTACACTGCAAGGGGAGGCTTTTGCTACACTGAAGATAATGTCTTCGATTTTCGCACAG ATGATGGCCAAGATGTTGAAGGTTTGCCAACTGAAGGGGTTGAGATTACATGTTTTCATCTG GATGGATCACACTATATGGTCTACACGCCTTCAGATCCACTTCTCTTTGTTGCTGCCAAG GATCCGAATGGGCTGCTGCAAATTGCTGATGAT GAGCTCCTAGACGATCCAGCCGTGATCAGCGCCATAGACGAGGAAACAGAATTCAATGCATTGGTG GAGGAAGAGGCGGCTCTTCTGGAATCATTGCTTGGGGAAGAAATTTAA
- the LOC106368730 gene encoding histone deacetylase 14, chloroplastic isoform X1, whose amino-acid sequence MALTVRPLSVPRSGEVSGIRGFNLRNGLSLWRKHLVKQNKGAYICCSFSTDNDPLLPSIQQLTNARVIYSVSAALGHNKDSHPECSARVPAIVTALEKNELTPKFRGSEILELANFKNATIEDIANVHEKAYVLGLEKAMDQASDSGLIFIEGSGPTYATSTTFQDSLTAAGAGMALVDSVVAASRNSLDPPTGFALIRPPGHHAVPKGPMGFCVFGNVAIAARHAQSAHGLKRVFIIDFDVHHGNGTNDAFSEDPDIFFLSTHQDGSYPGTGKISDIGKGKGEGTTLNLPLPGGSGDIAMRSAFEEIIVPCVQRFKPDLILVSAGYDAHVLDPLANLQFTTGTYYSLAKDIKQLAKEVCGGRCVFFLEGGYNLESLSASVADSFRALLGEESLASEFDNPAYLYDEPMRKVHDAIERAKSIHCL is encoded by the exons ATGGCGCTTACCGTCCGGCCTCTATCTGTTCCTC GAAGTGGTGAAGTTTCTGGGATCAGAGGTTTTAATTTGCGGAATGGATTGAGTTTGTGGAGAAAACATCTTGTGAAACAAAACAAGGGAGCTTACATTTGTTGCTCGTTCAGTACAGACAACGATCCCCTGTTACCTTCTATCCAGCAGTTAACCAATGCTCGTGTCATCTATAGTGTATCTGCCGCACTGGGTCATAACAAG GACTCACATCCGGAATGCAGCGCAAGAGTTCCTGCCATTGTCACAGCTCTTGAGAAGAATGAGCTCACTCCTAAG TTCCGTGGCTCGGAGATTCTTGAACTTGCAAATTTCAAGAATGCGACAATAGAAGACATTGCAAATGTTCACGAGAAGGCTTATGTCTTAGGCCTGGAGAAG GCAATGGATCAAGCTTCAGATTCAGGACTAATTTTCATTGAAGGCTCTGGACCAACATACGCCACTTCAACG ACATTCCAAGATTCACTTACCGCAGCCGGCGCTGGAATGGCTTTAGTTGATTCAGTG GTCGCAGCATCAAGAAACAGCTTGGACCCTCCAACTGGCTTTGCGTTGATAAGACCTCCAGGACACCACGCTGTGCCAAAAGGCCCAATGGGTTTCTGCGTTTTTGGTAATGTGGCAATCGCAGCTCGCCACGCCCAAAGTGCACATGGTCTGAAACGCGTCTTCATTATTGACTTCGATGTTCACCATGGAAATGGCACAAACGATGCGTTTTCTGAGGATCCTGATATATTCTTTTTGTCAACTCATCAG GATGGAAGCTATCCTGGAACAGGGAAGATAAGTGACATAGGCAAAGGAAAAGGTGAAGGCACCACTCTGAACTTACCTTTACCTGGAGGATCAGGTGATATTGCAATGAGAAGTGCTTTTGAAGAAATCATTGTTCCTTGTGTTCAACGTTTCAAGCCAGATCTTATTCTTGTTTCTGCCGG GTATGATGCTCATGTCCTGGATCCACTAGCGAATCTGCAGTTCACAACCGGAACATACTACTCATTGGCGAAAGATATAAAACAGTTAGCAAAAGAAGTATGTGGAGGGCGTTGTGTGTTCTTCCTGGAAGGAGGATACAATCTTGAGTCACTTTCTGCATCAGTAGCAGACTCGTTTCGAGCGTTGCTTGGGGAAGAAAGCTTGGCATCAGAGTTCGATAACCCAGCGTACTTGTATGATGAACCGATGAGGAAGGTGCATGATGCTATTGAGAGAGCCAAAAGCATTCATTGTTTATAA
- the LOC106368730 gene encoding histone deacetylase 14, chloroplastic isoform X2, with product MLVSSIVYLPHWVITRTHIRNAAQEFLPLSQLLRRMSSLLSIVFQFRGSEILELANFKNATIEDIANVHEKAYVLGLEKAMDQASDSGLIFIEGSGPTYATSTTFQDSLTAAGAGMALVDSVVAASRNSLDPPTGFALIRPPGHHAVPKGPMGFCVFGNVAIAARHAQSAHGLKRVFIIDFDVHHGNGTNDAFSEDPDIFFLSTHQDGSYPGTGKISDIGKGKGEGTTLNLPLPGGSGDIAMRSAFEEIIVPCVQRFKPDLILVSAGYDAHVLDPLANLQFTTGTYYSLAKDIKQLAKEVCGGRCVFFLEGGYNLESLSASVADSFRALLGEESLASEFDNPAYLYDEPMRKVHDAIERAKSIHCL from the exons ATGCTCGTGTCATCTATAGTGTATCTGCCGCACTGGGTCATAACAAG GACTCACATCCGGAATGCAGCGCAAGAGTTCCTGCCATTGTCACAGCTCTTGAGAAGAATGAGCTCACTCCTAAG TATTGTATTTCAGTTCCGTGGCTCGGAGATTCTTGAACTTGCAAATTTCAAGAATGCGACAATAGAAGACATTGCAAATGTTCACGAGAAGGCTTATGTCTTAGGCCTGGAGAAG GCAATGGATCAAGCTTCAGATTCAGGACTAATTTTCATTGAAGGCTCTGGACCAACATACGCCACTTCAACG ACATTCCAAGATTCACTTACCGCAGCCGGCGCTGGAATGGCTTTAGTTGATTCAGTG GTCGCAGCATCAAGAAACAGCTTGGACCCTCCAACTGGCTTTGCGTTGATAAGACCTCCAGGACACCACGCTGTGCCAAAAGGCCCAATGGGTTTCTGCGTTTTTGGTAATGTGGCAATCGCAGCTCGCCACGCCCAAAGTGCACATGGTCTGAAACGCGTCTTCATTATTGACTTCGATGTTCACCATGGAAATGGCACAAACGATGCGTTTTCTGAGGATCCTGATATATTCTTTTTGTCAACTCATCAG GATGGAAGCTATCCTGGAACAGGGAAGATAAGTGACATAGGCAAAGGAAAAGGTGAAGGCACCACTCTGAACTTACCTTTACCTGGAGGATCAGGTGATATTGCAATGAGAAGTGCTTTTGAAGAAATCATTGTTCCTTGTGTTCAACGTTTCAAGCCAGATCTTATTCTTGTTTCTGCCGG GTATGATGCTCATGTCCTGGATCCACTAGCGAATCTGCAGTTCACAACCGGAACATACTACTCATTGGCGAAAGATATAAAACAGTTAGCAAAAGAAGTATGTGGAGGGCGTTGTGTGTTCTTCCTGGAAGGAGGATACAATCTTGAGTCACTTTCTGCATCAGTAGCAGACTCGTTTCGAGCGTTGCTTGGGGAAGAAAGCTTGGCATCAGAGTTCGATAACCCAGCGTACTTGTATGATGAACCGATGAGGAAGGTGCATGATGCTATTGAGAGAGCCAAAAGCATTCATTGTTTATAA